A window of the Cannabis sativa cultivar Pink pepper isolate KNU-18-1 chromosome X, ASM2916894v1, whole genome shotgun sequence genome harbors these coding sequences:
- the LOC115719393 gene encoding uncharacterized protein LOC115719393 isoform X2, which yields MDYHAMKRKELQALCKTHGIPANLTNREMADRLNLLLKDGEASGSKGLCEIDGEIQSVDVDKKVKKVTFSPDNETFVFVGTDLDSDSDYCSKSKNGNSRKRRATSKNVVVKKNVEVNPVRVTRSRGQSVVEEESKVVSLAVAGRKRGRRGKETVDVCDKPSSVVDGSAECDEGKKEEGVRQLRGRNVVIEAGGNGEEGEVVPSKKISLRGSRKTRFVSVDETLQENLVAEVKYESKDEGGCNTLSQDVSRTEVGVRTRRSKTQVNVAKDDGSNALSQELGKIDVGVGSRRSKTQMNVAKDEGPSALTEDLGKTVVEGRTRRSKRTQMDVVAKDEGSSALTEDLGKAVVEGRTRRSKTQKNVAKDEGSSALTEDLGIAVVEARTRRSKTQTNVAKDESSSALTEDLGKAVVEGRTRRSKTQMNVAKNEDSNALTKDLGEIDVAVRTRRSRTQINENDSAEPKNECQNVLQLEEPLKGLARRPKSQKKVAVDDNSTALTDDLGKADVEGGAYAVAETKKASQDVLQPEESLKGLGRNLRRKSVAGKKGRVASETFAGESIENGLVLNLEPSKRSKMTEVESVSKTGSDGDTMKQLLPDGPSRRTRRNTRLFTVADSSINNEQLTTHETSERVNPSKEEPLKRCANIAAMPTRKSTLDASSQILSKISDKLGEVATKYEKLNVQSSVIAHEPGNALSVKESPVIDELAEVEASTSRNEPDLLCSKEVSQATVNQLGSAEVSTVNNELVDISPNLVVDISPGLVSDISPNLVIDLAPSMQIQVLPSVVDNSVVEDNTVEEGTEKLLEKNASGDYNLVESVEYPNDEHYDLSSIHDEDSEGGYKNINQGSDELDNQSAEKYKVSIQEDHVENANNSQDEKAGTLIGTTCLEYNNEIVVLKEDVEAESRSHFTLEKLQEGSECESPSASNKVIASQHQSFGDHKDVASELNRDHSFSAHDFISMADQVNVEEKLEELEGKKCESPSNSNEMASNEVLQTVQEFQQPHSDLDNHVPLEDEGASLAAQNLMFENEKVEVEDKFEELEEEQESGDLKETSNEITQSVLEIQQPHSSEIDHHVASPAADNLVFGDDQVGFEDKSEKLQEEQERGNLDAIGPLSSEVTKEATTEVIPTLLQIENLNKDDARMDNTLANEALDMHDSDRGAIVGPENVEDPQADADVEVPQTEAEADADVEFPQTEADADVEVPPTWTDEEVDYKNMDSAYKLEEEYSSKVELSIDISCGSMLNVSPSHGDENRSHNPCEDAVYTTEEEANTKEEGNGAASDINQEIDATTLELSQVQANYNDGAAKDSALVTDVDCSIEEALENNPVGIDDVNDGAAEDSALVTDIDYSIEETLERIPVGSEDVNDVAADYSALVTDIDCSIEEALESNPVGSDDVNDVAVPQSVECFVPSPGNRTSELPASETNMDLADGDKERAEQSYDNGKHMEVEENLTMNEQLNETSELHVPSSEIACFEKVVDLGDGEKEGVENSNEVLVEANLEDKEVEENLTMDDQVEEVSERQLGEHGDHNTPAVSKEMISGDSGSPDEKEDACAIIQEYLENETRMHLVHEENGPESEGCESDAVEGVETNSVAEHGFENMLEDGGEEDEEACAMNTERTELEEENGAVSVNDEDLDENVSWVSDNSVSGDGDIGGEEEISNSQSVQTTVSVDVVVGATAVDVNDISAEDEIQEQTDGGTDTILINSNSQAISVHAETTLSEDEIQAQNDSLRDSVLINSQETKVVSTDEAGDGSLDQRIAFDSVEDGTELAGTPPISPQKLENDCDEKITSDIKTLAENTIGRTDNSSSMVAAGKDSPCHVYRNLVTESVEVVEKVNTDKGTDLENVGSSIKVNKDLGTDASRYHRIMLEEGDKTGDFSLALSSLFSSNNSKTNSKDTGASRYNRIMLEEGDDTGDFSPVLSNLFSSNNSKLNSKDTAARVEELSLMKPEEGTDLENVGSSLEASRYYRFMLQNGDKTDDFSLALSNLCGSNNSKINSKDAAACVEELSILKSEKANKDLGTDHRASRCHRIMLEEGDKTDDFCLSLSNLFSSNNIKINSKETREMHDLHHSETVQFSGAFKDTAACVEELSILKPEEGTDLNNLDSFIEESNELGTDRRVSGICMDLHNLFSSNDSKISSEKVDAEVLEKVVIYSDASKDTADVEEILEPEKGDQQCSDIALSSQSMQLTPQDDKAVECDAEESLSTGFELNLGFEDSKTFEPESEEMKNEEDTVVSISTVSASVVEVQIQHENHFTSLDELIYENEGSKESVCHESEALEFKESTEIIGSITAPTNTSDIVETRELNENISEGNTTNITADSDEPSSENGGSAEKGISSAELCNVVEGMVGTAEVSNDLSEAQVTSSYAAALDESIIENNVTEEKCNVGGCFEHNKDVSAGFESSIDAAEDSKQEEIFVNKDDSELKGTNVDQFSSTPWTVSSKSRLLKLESHQDYSKECIIDSTIIPKNNIFSVPATPKNLKISHDMKENMPSTKREHFSSFTASKKSQKRRPLENLPNI from the exons ATGGATTATCATGCAATGAAGAGGAAGGAGCTTCAAGCTTTGTGCAAGACTCATGGGATTCCAGCTAATTTGACTAATCGTGAAATGGCGGATCGGCTAAATTTGCTTCTCAAG GATGGTGAGGCTTCTGGGTCAAAGGGTTTGTGCGAAATTGATGGTGAAATTCAATCGGTGGATGTTGATAAGAAGGTTAAGAAAGTGACTTTTAGTCCTGATAATGAGACATTTGTTTTTGTGGGTACGGATCTGGATTCAGATTCGGATTACTGTTCAAAATCGAAGAACGGGAATTCGAGGAAGAGGAGGGCTACGAGTAAGAATGTTGTAGTGAAGAAGAATGTTGAGGTAAACCCTGTTAGAGTAACAAGATCTAGAGGGCAGAGTGTTGTTGAAGAGGAATCAAAGGTGGTTTCTTTGGCTGTTGCTGGGAGAAAGAGAGGGAGAAGAGGGAAGGAAACTGTTGATGTTTGTGATAAACCGTCTTCGGTTGTTGATGGTTCTGCTGAGTGTGATGAAGGGAAGAAAGAAGAGGGTGTTAGGCAGTTGAGAGGTAGAAATGTTGTGATTGAAGCTGGTGGGAATggagaagaaggagaagtagTTCCAAGCAAGAAAATTTCTCTTAGAGGTTCAAGGAAGACGAGGTTTGTTTCGGTGGATGAGACTTTACAGGAGAATCTCGTTGCAGAGGTAAAGTATGAGTCAAAGGATGAAGGTGGCTGTAATACTTTGAGTCAAGATGTGAGCAGAACTGAAGTTGGGGTTAGGACCAGAAGGTCCAAGACGCAGGTGAATGTGGCTAAGGATGATGGCTCTAATGCGTTGAGCCAAGAATTGGGTAAAATTGATGTTGGAGTTGGGTCTAGAAGGTCTAAGACTCAGATGAATGTGGCTAAAGATGAAGGCCCTAGTGCTTTGACTGAGGATTTGGGGAAAACTGTTGTTGAGGGTAGGACCAGAAGGTCTAAGAGGACTCAGATGGATGTGGTGGCTAAAGATGAAGGCTCTAGTGCTTTGACTGAGGATTTGGGAAAAGCTGTTGTTGAGGGTAGGACCAGAAGGTCTAAGACTCAGAAGAATGTGGCTAAAGATGAAGGCTCTAGTGCTTTGACTGAGGATTTGGGGATAGCTGTTGTTGAGGCTAGGACCAGAAGGTCTAAGACTCAGACGAATGTGGCTAAAGATGAAAGCTCTAGTGCTTTGACTGAGGATTTGGGGAAAGCTGTTGTTGAGGGTAGGACCAGAAGGTCTAAGACTCAGATGAATGTGGCCAAGAATGAAGACTCTAATGCCTTGACTAAGGATTTGGGGGAAATTGATGTTGCTGTTAGGACCAGAAGGTCCAGGACTCAGATTAATGAGAATGATTCTGCAGAACCAAAGAATGAATGTCAAAATGTTCTTCAACTTGAAGAACCTTTGAAGGGTTTAGCCAGAAGACCCAAGTCTCAAAAAAAGGTGGCAGTGGATGACAACTCTACTGCTTTGACTGATGATTTGGGGAAAGCTGATGTTGAGGGTGGTGCATATGCTGTTGCAGAAACAAAGAAGGCTTCTCAAGATGTTCTTCAACCTGAAGAATCTTTGAAGGGGTTGGGCAGAAATTTGAGGAGGAAGTCTGTTGCTGGCAAGAAGGGAAGAGTGGCAAGTGAAACTTTTGCTGGTGAATCTATTGAAAATGGACTAGTGTTGAATTTGGAACCCAGTAAAAGATCAAAGATGACAGAAGTGGAATCTGTTTCTAAAACTGGGTCTGATGGTGATACTATGAAGCAATTATTACCTGATGGCCCCTCAAGAAGGACCAGGAGGAATACTAGATTGTTTACTGTTGCTGATAGTTCTATTAACAATGAGCAGTTGACTACTCATGAGACTAGTGAAAGGGTGAATCCATCAAAGGAAGAACCTTTAAAAAGATGTGCTAACATTGCAGCTATGCCTACAAGGAAGTCTACTCTTGATGCTTCTAGTCAGATTTTATCTAAAATATCTGACAAATTGGGAGAAGTTGCTACGAAGTATGAGAAGTTGAACGTACAGAGTTCAGTGATTGCTCATGAACCTGGAAACGCTTTGTCCGTCAAGGAGTCACCTGTGATTGATGAGTTGGCTGAGGTAGAAGCTTCAACAAGCAGAAATGAGCCTGATTTGTTATGTAGCAAAGAAGTTTCACAAGCCACCGTGAATCAACTTGGTTCTGCTGAGGTTTCTACTGTTAATAATGAACTGGTTGATATTTCGCCAAATTTGGTAGTTGATATTTCGCCAGGTTTGGTCAGTGATATTTCACCAAATCTAGTGATTGATCTTGCACCAAGTATGCAGATTCAGGTATTACCATCTGTAGTTGATAATAGTGTTGTAGAAGACAACACAGTAGAAGAAGGCACAGAAAAGTTGCTGGAAAAGAATGCAAGTGGTGATTATAATTTAGTTGAATCAGTGGAATATCCAAATGACGAGCACTATGATTTGTCATCTATCCATGATGAAGATTCTGAAG GTGGATATAAAAACATTAACCAAGGGAGTGATGAGTTAGATAATCAATCAGCTGAGAAATACAAAGTTAGTATTCAAGAGGATCATGTAGAAAATGCAAATAATAGTCAAG ATGAGAAGGCAGGGACACTAATTGGTACAACATGTTTGGAATATAACAATGAAATAGTTGTGTTAAAGGAAGATGTTGAAGCAGAGTCGCGGTCTCATTTTACATTGGAGAAGTTGCAAGAGGGAAGTGAGTGTGAGTCTCCAAGTGCATCAAACAAAGTTATAGCAAGTCAGCATCAATCTTTTGGTGATCACAAAGATGTTGCTTCAGAGTTGAATAGAGACCATTCATTTTCTGCTCATGATTTCATTTCCATGGCTGATCAAGTTAATGTGGAAGAGAAGCTGGAGGAGTTGGAAGGAAAGAAGTGTGAGTCTCCAAGTAACTCAAATGAGATGGCGTCAAACGAAGTTTTGCAAACTGTACAGGAATTTCAACAACCTCATAGTGATCTTGACAATCATGTTCCTTTGGAGGATGAAGGTGCTTCACTAGCTGCTCAAAATCTCATGTTTGAGAATGAAAAAGTTGAGGTAGAAGATAAGTTTGAGGAGTTGGAAGAGGAGCAGGAGAGTGGAGATTTGAAGGAGACATCAAATGAAATTACACAATCTGTGCTAGAAATTCAGCAACCACATTCTAGTGAAATTGACCATCATGTTGCTTCACCAGCTGCTGATAATCTTGTGTTTGGCGATGACCAAGTTGGGTTTGAAGATAAGTCAGAGAAGTTACAAGAGGAGCAAGAGCGCGGGAATTTAGATGCTATTGGACCCTTGTCTTCAGAAGTTACAAAGGAGGCAACAACTGAAGTTATTCCAACTCTACTGCAAATTGAGAACCTTAACAAAGATGATGCTAGAATGGACAATACTTTGGCCAATGAAGCACTTGATATGCATGACAGTGACCGTGGAGCTATAGTTGGGCCTGAAAATGTTGAAGATCCACAAGCTGATGCTGATGTTGAAGTTCCACAAACTGAAGCTGAAGCTGATGCTGATGTTGAATTTCCACAAACTGAAGCTGATGCTGATGTTGAAGTTCCACCAACTTGGACAGATGAAGAAGTTGACTATAAGAATATGGATAGTGCATATAAGTTGGAAGAGGAGTATTCTTCGAAAGTAGAGTTATCTATTGATATCTCCTGTGGCTCAATGCTGAATGTTTCTCCATCCCATG GAGATGAAAATAGATCTCATAATCCCTGTGAGGACGCAGTTTATACAACAGAAGAAGAGGCAAATACAAAGGAAGAAG GAAATGGAGCTGCAAGTGACATAAACCAGGAAATTGATGCAACTACTTTAGAGCTTTCTCAAGTCCAAGCCAATTACAATGATGGTGCAGCAAAGGATTCTGCTTTAGTAACAGACGTTGATTGTAGTATTGAGGAAGCTCTTGAAAACAATCCTGTTGGAATTGATGATGTAAATGATGGTGCAGCAGAGGATTCTGCTTTAGTGACAGACATTGATTATAGCATTgaggaaacactcgaaaggaTTCCTGTTGGAAGTGAGGACGTAAATGATGTTGCAGCAGATTATTCTGCTTTAGTGACAGACATTGATTGTAGTATTGAGGAAGCGCTTGAAAGCAATCCTGTTGGAAGTGATGACGTAAATGATGTTGCAGTACCACAAAGTGTTGAGTGCTTTGTTCCTTCACCAG GTAATAGAACCTCAGAGCTTCCTGCTTCAGAAACAAATATGGATTTAGCTGATGGTGACAAAGAGAGAGCTGAACAATCTTATGATAATGGGAAGCACATGGAGGTTGAGGAAAATTTGACAATGAATGAACAGCTTAATGAAACATCAGAGCTTCATGTTCCTTCTTCAGAGATTGCTTGTTTTGAAAAAGTTGTGGATTTAGGAGATGGTGAAAAAGAGGGAGTTGAAAACTCTAATGAAGTCCTTGTAGAAGCCAATTTAGAAGACAAGGAGGTTGAGGAAAATCTGACAATGGATGATCAAGTTGAAGAAGTTTCTGAAAGACAACTTGGAGAGCATGGAGATCATAATACCCCAGCTGTTTCCAAAGAGATGATTTCCGGGGATAGCGGAAGTCCTGATGAGAAGGAGGATGCATGTGCCATCATCCAAGAGTATTTAGAAAATGAGACCCGTATGCATCTTGTGCATGAAGAGAATGGACCAGAATCTGAGGGATGTGAAAGTGATGCTGTAGAAGGTGTAGAGACAAATAGTGTGGCTGAGCATGGTTTTGAGAATATGCTGGAAGATGGtggagaagaagatgaagaagctTGTGCAATGAACACTGAAAGAACAGAGCTGGAGGAAGAAAATGGTGCTGTCTCTGTCAATGATGAAGATCTGGATGAAAATGTTTCATGGGTATCTGATAACTCTGTGTCAGGGGATGGAGATATTGGTGGAGAGGAGGAAATCTCAAATTCCCAGAGTGTTCAAACCACAGTCAGTGTAGATGTAGTTGTGGGTGCTACTGCAGTTGATGTCAATGATATCTCGGCTGAAGATGAAATTCAAGAACAAACTGACGGTGGTACTGACACTATATTGATTAATTCAAATTCCCAGGCTATTAGTGTTCATGCTGAAACAACACTCAGTGAAGATGAAATTCAAGCACAGAATGACAGTCTCCGTGATTCTGTATTGATTAATTCTCAAGAAACCAAAGTAGTTTCAACTGATGAAGCTGGTGATGGGAGCTTGGATCAAAGAATTGCTTTTGATAGTGTTGAGGACGGTACTGAGTTGGCAGGTACACCACCCATTTCACCACAGAAATTGGAGAATGATTGTGATGAGAAAATCACCTCAGACATTAAGACATTAGCAGAAAACACAATTGGCAGAACAG ACAACTCTTCTTCTATGGTGGCAGCAGGAAAGGACTCTCCTTGTCATGTATACAGAAATCTTGTCACAGAAAGTGTTGAAGTTGTGGAGAAGGTTAACACTGACAAAG GAACTGATCTAGAAAATGTGGGTTCATCCATAAAAGTAAATAAAGACCTTGGAACTGACGCCTCAAGATACCACAGAATTATGTTGGAAGAAGGGGACAAAACAGGTGATTTCTCTCTGGCTCTCAGCAGTCTTTTTAGCAGCAATAACAGCAAAACGAATTCCAAGGACACTGGAGCCTCAAGATACAACAGAATTATGTTGGAAGAAGGCGACGATACAGGTGATTTCTCCCCGGTTCTCAGCAATCTTTTTAGCAGCAATAACAGCAAACTGAATTCCAAGGACACTGCTGCACGTGTGGAAGAACTCTCACTTATGAAGCCTGAAGAGG GAACTGACCTTGAAAATGTGGGTTCATCCTTAGAAGCCTCAAGATATTACAGATTTATGTTGCAAAATGGTGACAAAACAGATGATTTCTCTCTGGCTCTCAGCAATCTTTGTGGCAGCAATAACAGCAAAATTAATTCCAAGGACGCTGCTGCATGTGTGGAAGAACTCTCCATACTGAAGTCTGAAAAGG CAAATAAAGACCTTGGAACTGACCATAGAGCCTCAAGATGCCACAGAATTATGTTGGAAGAAGGTGACAAGACTGATGATTTCTGTCTGTCTCTCAGCAATCTCTTTAGCAGCAATAACATCAAGATTAATTCCAAAGAAACCCGGGAAATGCATGATTTGCATCATTCAGAAACTGTGCAATTTTCTGGTGCATTTAAGGACACTGCTGCATGTGTGGAAGAACTCTCAATATTGAAGCCTGAAGAGG GAACCGATCTAAACAATTTAGATTCATTCATTGAAGAAAGTAATGAACTTGGAACTGACCGAAGAGTCAGTGGTATTTGTATGGATCTGCACAATCTATTCAGTAGCAATGACAGCAAGATTAGTTCGGAGAAAGTAGATGCAGAAGTTCTAGAAAAAGTGGTAATATATTCTGATGCATCCAAGGACACTGCAGATGTGGAAGAAATTCTAGAACCTGAAAAGGGTGACCAACAATGCTCAGATATTGCTCTTTCTAGTCAATCAATGCAATTGACACCTCAAG ATGACAAGGCAGTGGAGTGTGATGCTGAAGAGTCTTTAAGTACTGGTTTTGAGCTAAATTTGGGTTTCGAAGATAGCAAAACATTTGAACCTGAGAGTGAGGAGATGAAAAATGAGGAAGATACTGTAGTTAGTATTTCAACAGTTTCTGCTTCAGTTGTGGAAGTTCAGATTCAGCATGAAAATCACTTTACTTCTTTAGATGAGCTCATCTATGAAAACGAGGGATCGAAGGAGTCTGTCTGTCATGAATCCGAGGCACTCGAGTTTAAGGAATCTACAGAGATTATTGGCAGCATAACAGCTCCTACAAACACTAGTGATATTGTAGAGACAAGGGAGTTGAATGAAAATATTTCAGAAGGAAACACTACTAATATTACTGCTGATTCAGATGAGCCCAGCAGTGAAAATGGAGGTTCAGCAGAGAAAG GTATTTCCTCAGCGGAATTGTGTAATGTTGTTGAAGGCATGGTTGGGACAGCAGAAGTTAGCAATGATCTGTCAGAAGCACAGGTAACAAGTTCCTATGCCGCTGCTTTGGATGAGTCCATCATTGAAAATAACGTCACAGAAGAGAAATGTAATGTTGGCGGTTGCTTTGAGCACAATAAAGATGTATCTGCTGGGTTTGAGAGTTCTATAGATGCTGCTGAGGATTCAAAGCAAGAAGAAATTTTTGTGAACAAAGATGATTCAGAACTGAAAGGAACAAATGTGGACCAGTTTTCTTCAACTCCATGGACCG TTTCTTCTAAATCAAGGCTCCTGAAGTTGGAATCACATCAAGATTATAGTAAGGAGTGCATAATTGATTCTACTATTATACCAAAGAATAACATTTTCTCAGTCCCAGCAACTCCAAAGAATCTCAAGATTTCTCATGATATGAAAGAGAACATGCCAAGCACCAAGAGGGAACATTTCAGCAGCTTTACAGCCTCGAAAAAATCACAGAAGAGACGCCCTCTGGAGAATTTGCCGAATATTTAG